In the genome of Chelmon rostratus isolate fCheRos1 chromosome 12, fCheRos1.pri, whole genome shotgun sequence, the window cacacacacacacacacacacacacacacacacacacacaagcagacacacacaaaaacgaCTAAACTGactctgttttctttgagaaacagttttaatgtgtgtggGAATGGTTACCTGTTTCTAGCTGTGATGGCAGCTGCAGAAGTCTCATGGTGACCGGTGATCCTGTCTGCATTCTGCTGGCCAAGTGTCTGATCAGAGAACATAAACTGctcaaaaaatgtatttatcaAGTGATATTAACGGTTTTATTCACAAAGGGATTTACAGATGCAGGGTTCCAGTGGTGGAACGACACTATAGTATGCAATGGCATGTGAAAAACGATTAAAACCGCAAGCACAGACATCAAATGAGCTTTAatagtttttctctttcctgATCTCTGTATTGCACACATTCAAATACCctatttacatttacagttcCAACAGTCTCATATTACAAGCTAAAATCCACATacaacctttttgtttttttgtttttttgtttgcacttaTCTACTTAGAGTATGCATATCTGGTAGCCAGATCACAAATCTGATTGCAATCTGTCTCAGTGTTTCCAGTCTGCATGCAAATCAGGGTTGGCCCTGCCCCAGGCCAGAGGATGGTGGTAATGCAGCTGGAGCTGTAATGGCTCAGAAATGCCTGAAGAGGAATAAGTTACAGAAGCCCAACAAAAAGGTTTGAGATTTGAAGAGCCCAGTATTGCATGTAATGTCTAATAGAGCATCACAGGCCCATAACACCCACAGCCAAAACTCTCTAAGGAgacaagggggaaaaaaaacaaaaggagaaaagaaatgctgcatgttAAGAAAGGAGGAAACAAGCTGTTAAATGTGATGCTGTTTTGCCAACGCCTTCTCAGTACTGCGTAATGGAGCAGCCATAAACACTGGTGTAGTCCTTGAAGGAGCTGCAAACACTAAAAGAATTTAAAGTGTGTAATTAACAGCTGTATCCCATTTGAGTGTTTGAGACAGTGAGACTGAGCAACTAGTGTAAGAACCTGAAGCGGTGTCGTCATTGAGCTTACCCATCAGCCAGGAAGTAGCAGTGCCAGGTAGTGGGGCTGTCCTCCACAGAGGGAACAACTCTCTCCACCCCAAATACCTCCACAGTCTCACCCCCGAtctccagctgcttcagacCCAGCTCACTCtgacaacacagaaacagatgctcCAGAGTTCAGCTATTCAAACAGAATCAGCAAGAGGTCATACTGGCATAATTACTTACAAACGTGGTGTGGGTGATGTGCAATCCCTGGTCGAGGGCGATGAAGGTCATGTGTTCTGGCACCTCCTTCCTGAGAGCGATCAGGCGCATCAGCAGCAGGTTGGAGCCCTCAGTTACCAGCCCTCTTAGGACAGACATGGGATAAGAAGCACTCTCCTTTGTCACATcctgcacatgtacacacacacacacacaaaaggatTACACCTTACTGTAACTTCACAACAGCATGTTTGTTGACATCTCCAAAGAAGAATTACATGGATGGTGGTGTAACTGAGCAAAACACCACTGACCTCTCCTACAGTGGTAACTTTATCGATCACCATCTGCCCGTCACGCTGCACCATGTGACACCTCTTGTCCAAACTGTGGCCCTTAAGCTGAAAAGGCaattcaaatgcatttaaaggcagagaatgaaaaatacagacacaaagaTGCAGCATAAGACTGAAAGGGCCAGTGcacagtgttttcacacagtgcaACAGCTGGTCCATGTGTGTTCAAGTGAGGAAGTATGGGAAGCTCGCAATGACTCACCTTGACATACTCGTGGTAATcttcctccagcacctccaggTCTGTGGTCAGGTAGGCTGGAATGAACAGAGGGCATTCAGATCCTGAAACATCTGTAAATGGACAAAGCAACGGAGATCAACCCGCCTACCGCAGCCCTCACCTGTCACTGTTGTTCCACAGGGGGAGTCATCGATGGCTCCGTGGCTCTGagcatgcagcagcacacagggcTGCAGGCCTCTGCGGCCCCACTCCACCGTCATACTGAACTTGCCCAGGTGTCGGCCGCCCTCTGACACACTCACCAGAGAGTCCGGgaacacacacttctgcagCTCCGCGGGCACTGAGAGAAGTGGGGGAGACTGAAGTTTGGATGTGAGCCACAATGGACAATTTCTTGAAACTCATTTTGTCAGCTCCGATGCTACGCGCCTCTACTCgagatgtgacaaaaacaggtggtgccAACTCTCAGGCGAGCGCAGCTCCTGTGTAGACACTTGAGAGTAGCTCAGAAAATATACCGAGAACTCACCAATGCTGGACACGAATGTGATAGCTTCCTTAGAggctttcatctcctctccgTGGTCGGGTCCTTCAACCTCCTTTAAAGCACCGGCGGGGGTCTCACTTTCCTGCGGGGACTCCATCATGAACGCCGCCTTTTGAGGACGGCAGACGCTCCCGGTAGTGAAACACGTGCCCGCGTAGCTCAACAGCTTTATGAGACAGACTTTCCTTCTGACGGACTCgttgttttagtcatttttatgGCAAGCAGTCTTTTGTTGTACGCCTGTATGCAGCCTCTTTTCCGATACGGAAAACACACGAACAAATCCGAGTTGTCATGGCAACGACGCTGCAGTACCGCAAAGACGGTTGTGTGCGCGCAGCCGAATTCTGAATCTGAAAGCGCGCACAAATTAATCCTGTTCACTGATCTATAATGCGAGTAGTTTGatgaaaaaaagtgaagaaatacaataatgctttttttttctatattaaGCTTACCAGGTTTATTCTGAGAAACAAATCTGTCACAATATAAAAGGCAATGATTCAATggtatgaaaataaaagatttagAATGATAGAAGGgtacattttcagaaaaacatttcCCCTGAGTTAACTAACACATCCTTAATGAAGACATAAAGTACACTGTGTGGACATGATTTGAAGTGGTTGAGCTTCAGTTGCAATATGGGGACAACACAAGTCTCTTCCTCAGGGTGAACCTGACTTCAGGCATCTGCTTTACTGCACCAGGTTGACTGCACCCCTCTTTCTGGCTTACTTCATCATTCACTCGGTGGAGGATGGTGGTCATGTCATCACCCCTAAAATTGTATACAGTATTGTAAAACATTAATGTCCCTGTATTATGATTCAATaatgtgtacagtatattttgtATAGTAACGATCATATCACATCTACAAAATACTACATATTCAGCCACAAGAGTGACACACTATCTAATTTTGATTATACATTTACCTTGGACAGCCCTCCTtcagctgctgacacacagattGGATGAACCAGCTCCCATCTATTTTGTGTCTAAATGAAACATGGTCTTCAACAGTGGCAGTGGCAACCAGAACATCAGCTTCCTCAGGGATGAATACTGAGTGAGAATCATCAGAATCAGCCTGCAGACCACTGAATAACACTCCATGCTGTCTCCGATTCCCCTGGCAGGACTGGATCAGGAACACTTTGGGCTTGCCGGTGAGTGTTGACTGGTTGGTTGCCTTGAAGGTTCTAGTTATTTGTTTAAAGGAGAGGGGCTTCTTGTCAGTCCCCAAGACTGCACTCTTCTCTCCGTGACTCAGAATACAGCAGATGAAGGCATCACCATGTTTTGGAGCCTGCTGAAGATCAGTGAATCCACTGCCGGACCACTCCTTAACACCGCACTCCTGCAGCTGAGAGAGGTCGCTCAGAGAAGCAAAGAGGTTCAGTGCCCGATCCATTTGGTCCTTGGTTTGATCTTTACACATCAGCACTCTGAACCTCAGCCAGCTGAACACTTCTGCCAGACTTTCTacaggacattaaaaaaaagtagttaagcttcaaacaacaacaataatgtaAACCTGTGAATCTGTGTGCTCTGTAACATACCAGCATCTTTGTTGGTCCCATTCCTCATGATGCCATCCAGGAAATTCTCGTTGTTTACGATCAAACAGAGGCCGGCGGGCTGGCTGTTCAACGGGTACTGCTCATCCTAAAAACAAGGGAAACAGTTGGAACACTTACTGAAGAAACTAACAGGAAGGTCATTTCAGTATTTAATGCTCTAACTACTACTCTATTTGATATGTTAATACAGGCTAATAAGCATGTGTTATCTGTTAGGACAGAGTATTTTAACCTCTTCTTGTGTCTCTTTTACAAAGCTTGACTGAAATGACATGGAAATCAATATTAGTTAAAGACCTCACCTCCTTCCGCTTCTTGTCATCAGGTGACAGAAGACCTGAGGAAATCAGAAGGAAAGAGAATCACACCTTCACACATAAAACTTAACATCAGACAGAGGCTAGTGTATGAGGAATACAATACACAATAATTTGCATATCAAAATTATTTCTGTAATCATTTCATCATACCTGGGCAGGTATCTTGGACAGGTTTACGTAAAAGGCCCGTGGTGTTCAACTGTATGTTCTTCAGCTCAGGGTAGGTGGATTTAATGTCCTCATCAGTGTCCAGGAGGCTCAGGAAGGCTCGGCAGGTGTCCTCTCCTTTATTCAAGATCTTATCCACAAGCTCAACCACGTGGCCCTCCGCATCTTCTTTGTTGATGCTTTTCAGGTTGTTGTACTCGCGCCCAGTTATCAGATTGCTCTCGTGAACTTTGTTGAGGATCAGCCGGTAGTCTGCACACAAActggtgtgaatggctgttttATTGCGTCTCACCGTGTCTCTGGCCGACATGCTGAATCTGATATAGAGAAATAGAAAGAGGAAGACGATTAGAAGAAGAGAAGGACTGGACGAACCTGTTATTTTTCTCCTAATATTAAAGTACACGAGTCAGTGCAGGGTTTTTTGGTTTATAGAGTCAAGCTGGGACAGCTGGAACACACTGTAGCGCCACTGCTTTATCTGGCTCACTGGCTCAATTAACTTCACTCACGAGATGAATTAATGTAGCATATTTCTAATGCCAAATCCAGTATTAAGCATTACTTTGTATAACTAACGTatgcttttaaaatgacttGATGTGGCTTTTTCGAGACAAAGTTAACGTTAACGTTAAGTAGCTAGCTCGAGTCTCTGTTCACATCCGGTCCTAGAGACTGACATTATACTGCGAATTTTACTTAAAGTTAACCATAAAGGCTTGGAAAGTACCGTGAGTCAACTACTGTACCCAGAAACTATTGCACATCTACAAAAAATCAGTGGTGATTCAAAGCTTTGATAACTTACCGTCAGGACGTCTCTCCTCCAGATTTTACTTTCGGACTGTAACGCCGATTACCGTTAAAACCTGCAACTGCTTTCGTTTTCAGAAGATTCCGCGTTCCATGTGCAAAACTCGCGTCTCTGCAGACGTTGCAACATTATAGACCTTTCAACTGTGCATACACTTGCCCGGGTTTTACTCCATTT includes:
- the LOC121615362 gene encoding caspase-8-like codes for the protein MSARDTVRRNKTAIHTSLCADYRLILNKVHESNLITGREYNNLKSINKEDAEGHVVELVDKILNKGEDTCRAFLSLLDTDEDIKSTYPELKNIQLNTTGLLRKPVQDTCPGLLSPDDKKRKEDEQYPLNSQPAGLCLIVNNENFLDGIMRNGTNKDAESLAEVFSWLRFRVLMCKDQTKDQMDRALNLFASLSDLSQLQECGVKEWSGSGFTDLQQAPKHGDAFICCILSHGEKSAVLGTDKKPLSFKQITRTFKATNQSTLTGKPKVFLIQSCQGNRRQHGVLFSGLQADSDDSHSVFIPEEADVLVATATVEDHVSFRHKIDGSWFIQSVCQQLKEGCPRGDDMTTILHRVNDEVSQKEGCSQPGAVKQMPEVRFTLRKRLVLSPYCN
- the LOC121614834 gene encoding ciliogenesis-associated TTC17-interacting protein, producing MESPQESETPAGALKEVEGPDHGEEMKASKEAITFVSSIVPAELQKCVFPDSLVSVSEGGRHLGKFSMTVEWGRRGLQPCVLLHAQSHGAIDDSPCGTTVTAYLTTDLEVLEEDYHEYVKLKGHSLDKRCHMVQRDGQMVIDKVTTVGEDVTKESASYPMSVLRGLVTEGSNLLLMRLIALRKEVPEHMTFIALDQGLHITHTTFSELGLKQLEIGGETVEVFGVERVVPSVEDSPTTWHCYFLADGHLASRMQTGSPVTMRLLQLPSQLETGFEKIPLVWQEDMQMRSKFLDRKEELKAGHASYLRQHPEIRALISDFLQFLLLRKPDDVFQFAREYFLPFASRRPPEPSPKAPSL